Proteins found in one Bacteroidota bacterium genomic segment:
- a CDS encoding electron transfer flavoprotein subunit beta/FixA family protein, with product MKVLVCIGHVPDTTSKINFTNSDTEFDSNGIQYVINPHDEFTLARAMTLKEKQGAQLTVINVGPASTEPTLRKSLAIGADDAIRVNAEPKDSLFVATQIAKVAEEGGYDLIMAGKESIDYNGGMVPGLMAAIMNKPFVNAVIGLDVDGNKATVVREIDGGKETVSAELPMVIAGQKGLVKEEDLRIPNMRGIMMARKKPLKVVEPDGDIKMTEFVKFDKPAAKAACKIVSSDNVGELVDLLHNEAKAI from the coding sequence ATGAAGGTATTAGTTTGTATTGGTCACGTACCTGACACTACATCAAAAATCAATTTCACGAATAGCGATACAGAGTTTGATTCAAACGGAATACAGTATGTAATAAATCCGCACGATGAATTTACTCTTGCAAGAGCAATGACATTAAAAGAAAAACAGGGAGCTCAGCTAACTGTTATTAATGTGGGACCTGCTTCTACAGAGCCTACACTTAGAAAATCTTTGGCGATTGGTGCTGATGATGCTATACGTGTTAATGCCGAACCTAAAGACAGTCTATTTGTAGCAACACAAATAGCTAAAGTTGCGGAAGAAGGTGGATACGATCTAATAATGGCCGGAAAAGAATCTATTGATTACAATGGGGGGATGGTTCCCGGATTAATGGCAGCCATTATGAACAAACCTTTTGTCAATGCTGTTATTGGTCTTGATGTGGATGGAAATAAAGCCACGGTAGTAAGAGAAATAGACGGAGGTAAGGAAACTGTTAGCGCAGAACTTCCGATGGTAATTGCCGGACAAAAAGGACTTGTAAAAGAAGAGGATCTGCGTATTCCGAACATGAGAGGAATTATGATGGCCCGTAAAAAACCATTGAAGGTTGTTGAACCCGATGGAGATATTAAAATGACTGAATTTGTTAAATTCGATAAACCTGCTGCAAAAGCTGCCTGTAAAATTGTCTCTTCAGACAACGTAGGAGAATTGGTTGATCTACTTCACAACGAAGCAAAAGCTATTTAA
- a CDS encoding AraC family transcriptional regulator: MKNHIKYLAVGEEDKKWDIFINAIGSSKIEEGEEYPPRKHPSSYYFTWNNGRILSEFQIIYITQGNGTFENKYASYDVSEGSFIIIFPGEWHRYKPKSKNGWTENYIGFEGKIAEHFMSQIGISRKNPIVNSGIKEQFIDCYMKIFDLVESESPGFQLISSGLLIKLMGLIVANKKEEELEGESISEIIDKIRFIIRDNVESEIVMQEVAANFNIGYSYFRKMFKKYTGVSPKQYHLQLKIMRAKELLISTDKSVKEVCFDLGFQSTSYFSRIFKQKMGVSPIQIKEKMESYPDVL, encoded by the coding sequence ATGAAGAACCATATTAAATACCTTGCCGTAGGAGAAGAGGATAAAAAGTGGGATATATTTATTAACGCAATTGGAAGCTCCAAGATTGAAGAAGGAGAAGAGTACCCTCCGAGGAAACACCCTTCTTCATATTATTTCACTTGGAACAATGGAAGAATATTATCAGAATTTCAAATTATATACATCACCCAGGGCAACGGTACATTCGAAAACAAATATGCAAGCTATGATGTTTCAGAAGGTAGTTTCATAATTATTTTTCCGGGAGAATGGCACAGATACAAACCTAAATCAAAAAATGGCTGGACCGAAAACTATATTGGTTTTGAAGGTAAAATTGCAGAACACTTTATGAGTCAAATTGGAATAAGCCGCAAAAATCCAATAGTGAACAGTGGAATAAAAGAGCAGTTTATTGACTGTTATATGAAAATTTTTGACTTAGTTGAAAGTGAGTCTCCAGGTTTTCAATTAATATCCAGTGGACTTCTTATTAAATTAATGGGCTTGATAGTTGCCAATAAAAAAGAGGAAGAATTAGAAGGTGAAAGTATCTCTGAAATTATTGATAAAATTAGATTCATAATTCGCGACAACGTTGAATCGGAAATTGTAATGCAAGAGGTTGCTGCCAATTTCAACATTGGATATTCATATTTTAGAAAGATGTTTAAAAAATATACCGGGGTATCACCTAAACAATATCACTTGCAACTTAAAATTATGAGGGCAAAAGAACTATTAATTTCAACAGATAAAAGTGTAAAAGAAGTCTGTTTCGATCTTGGTTTTCAATCTACATCTTACTTTTCAAGGATTTTTAAACAAAAAATGGGAGTTTCCCCTATTCAGATAAAAGAAAAAATGGAAAGTTATCCGGATGTTCTATAG
- a CDS encoding L-rhamnose isomerase — protein sequence MDNIKNAYELAKSEYAKLGVNTDEVIKKLDDVNVSLHCWQTDDVGGFETPDAELGGGGIQVTGNYPGKATSIEEMRADLDKSMSLIPGKQRLNLHAIYGEFGGKFVDRDVIDVEHFQGWIDWAKEREIGLDFNASCFSHPKSDDGFTLSSKNEEVRTFWVNHVKQCRKIGAEMGKQLGTACVHNIWIPDGSKDTPVDRAGHRKLLKKSLDEIFEVEYPKEHLKDAVESKLFGIGSESMVVGSHDFYMGYAVKNDKLICLDNGHFHPTEQVGDKISSVLEYVDEVLLHVTRGVRWDSDHVVTLNDDTTLIAQEIVRSNALDRVNIGLDFFDASLNRVGAYIVGTRATQKAFLIALLEPKEQLVKYEEEGKNFERLALLEELKTMPFGAVWNYYCEQKGVPANADYIKSVQDYENEVLSKRNLIEA from the coding sequence ATGGATAATATAAAAAATGCATATGAATTAGCAAAAAGCGAATATGCAAAATTAGGTGTAAATACTGATGAGGTAATAAAGAAATTAGATGATGTAAATGTTAGTTTACACTGCTGGCAAACCGATGATGTAGGAGGATTCGAAACTCCCGATGCAGAGCTTGGAGGTGGAGGTATTCAGGTAACAGGAAACTATCCGGGGAAAGCTACTTCGATAGAAGAGATGCGTGCCGATTTGGATAAATCTATGTCTTTAATTCCCGGTAAACAAAGATTAAATCTTCACGCTATTTACGGAGAGTTTGGAGGAAAATTCGTTGATAGAGATGTAATTGATGTAGAGCATTTTCAAGGTTGGATTGATTGGGCGAAAGAAAGAGAAATAGGATTGGATTTTAACGCTTCTTGTTTTTCTCACCCAAAATCAGATGACGGTTTCACTCTTTCAAGTAAAAATGAAGAAGTCAGAACCTTTTGGGTAAACCACGTAAAACAGTGTAGAAAAATCGGTGCCGAAATGGGGAAGCAGTTAGGTACTGCCTGTGTTCATAATATATGGATCCCTGACGGATCAAAAGATACTCCTGTTGACAGAGCAGGACACAGAAAATTATTGAAAAAATCTCTTGATGAAATTTTCGAAGTAGAGTATCCGAAAGAGCATTTAAAAGATGCTGTAGAAAGTAAATTGTTTGGAATTGGTTCTGAATCTATGGTTGTAGGTTCTCACGATTTTTACATGGGATATGCTGTTAAAAACGATAAACTAATTTGTCTTGATAACGGGCACTTCCATCCGACTGAGCAGGTTGGAGATAAAATATCGTCTGTTTTGGAATATGTTGATGAGGTATTGCTACACGTAACTCGTGGAGTAAGATGGGATAGTGATCACGTTGTAACATTAAACGATGATACAACTCTTATAGCTCAAGAAATAGTACGTTCAAATGCACTTGACCGTGTAAATATCGGTTTGGATTTCTTTGATGCAAGTTTAAACAGAGTAGGAGCATACATAGTAGGAACACGTGCTACTCAAAAAGCATTTTTAATTGCCTTGTTAGAGCCTAAAGAGCAACTTGTAAAATACGAGGAAGAAGGTAAAAACTTCGAACGTCTGGCTCTTCTTGAAGAATTAAAGACTATGCCGTTTGGCGCAGTATGGAATTACTATTGTGAGCAAAAAGGTGTTCCTGCCAACGCTGATTATATTAAATCGGTTCAGGATTACGAAAATGAAGTTTTATCAAAAAGAAATTTGATAGAGGCTTAG
- a CDS encoding RNA pseudouridine synthase, producing MLEILHETKDYIVVNKPSGLITEKNIYEDSLENRVYVYLQKVKKNPFVGVVHRLDRVTSGIVLFAKKKSALKYFNTQLEKKTIKKTYLAITGGKSEKPKGTLSHFLEKDLKNKKAKIYKTKVPDSKACLLFYNIIRKTEGLNLVEVKPQTGRFHQIRAQLSFIGLPIFGDEKYGSNDEYFSNEVCLHAWKLKFRDFDSGEVLELDAKVPAKNPWEVFEL from the coding sequence ATGCTCGAAATACTTCACGAAACAAAAGATTATATCGTAGTAAATAAACCATCCGGATTAATTACCGAGAAGAATATTTACGAAGATTCATTGGAGAATCGGGTATATGTTTATTTGCAAAAAGTAAAAAAGAACCCTTTCGTGGGGGTTGTACACAGATTAGATCGGGTAACCAGCGGAATAGTTTTATTCGCTAAAAAAAAGAGTGCGTTAAAGTATTTCAATACTCAGTTAGAGAAGAAAACAATCAAGAAAACCTATCTGGCAATTACGGGTGGAAAATCAGAGAAACCAAAAGGAACATTGTCTCATTTTTTAGAAAAGGATTTAAAAAACAAGAAGGCGAAAATTTATAAAACAAAAGTTCCTGACAGTAAAGCCTGTCTTCTTTTTTATAATATTATAAGAAAAACAGAAGGGTTGAATTTAGTAGAGGTTAAGCCTCAAACGGGTCGTTTTCATCAGATAAGGGCACAACTATCATTTATAGGACTTCCCATTTTCGGTGATGAAAAATATGGGAGTAATGATGAGTATTTCAGCAATGAAGTTTGCTTACATGCCTGGAAATTAAAATTTCGTGATTTTGACAGCGGAGAAGTTTTGGAGCTGGATGCTAAAGTTCCAGCTAAGAATCCATGGGAGGTTTTCGAATTATAA
- a CDS encoding GH3 auxin-responsive promoter family protein, whose protein sequence is MSIKGRAAKVYAKYVSKKTYRWAKNPVETQNKMFQYLIKKAKDTEFGKDHNFKEIKSYQDFKRNVPITDYEGIKSYIDKVVDGQNDILWPGKPLYFAKTSGTTSGAKYIPLTKESMPNHINAAKNALLLYINETGNNSFVDGKMIFLQGSPELKEQNGINIGRLSGITAHFIPSYLQRNRMPSWETNLIDDWEEKVDAIVEETFNEDMRLISGIPPWMVMYFEKLEKKTGKNIGDLFPHFSLFINGGVAYEPYRKKFEQLIGRHIDVLELYPASEGFIAYQDSQNQEGMLLLLNNGMFYEFIPADEFFDENPTRLTIGEIELGVNYVLILNTNAGLWGYNIGDTVVFTSKKPYRIKVSGRIKHFISAFGEHVIAKEVEDSLKAAIEGCNIRINEFTVAPQVNPESGLPYHEWFIEFENAPDDIEDLALKIDKFLCEKNTYYNDLISGNVLRSLIIRAVEKNGFNEYMKSIGKLGGQNKTPRLSNNRDIADKLVKQLIV, encoded by the coding sequence ATGAGCATAAAGGGCAGAGCAGCAAAAGTATATGCAAAATATGTTTCCAAAAAAACATATAGATGGGCAAAGAACCCCGTAGAAACACAAAACAAAATGTTTCAGTACCTTATTAAAAAGGCAAAAGATACTGAGTTTGGTAAGGATCATAACTTTAAAGAGATTAAATCTTATCAGGATTTCAAGAGAAATGTTCCCATAACCGATTATGAGGGAATAAAATCATATATCGATAAAGTTGTAGATGGCCAAAATGACATCCTTTGGCCTGGGAAACCTTTGTATTTTGCAAAAACTTCAGGTACCACATCCGGTGCAAAATACATCCCGCTTACAAAAGAATCGATGCCAAACCACATTAATGCGGCAAAAAATGCCCTTTTACTTTATATAAACGAAACCGGGAACAATTCTTTTGTTGACGGAAAAATGATTTTCCTACAGGGTAGTCCGGAGTTAAAGGAACAAAACGGCATTAACATTGGACGTCTTTCGGGCATTACGGCACATTTTATACCCAGCTACCTGCAACGCAACAGGATGCCATCGTGGGAAACTAATCTTATTGATGATTGGGAAGAAAAAGTTGATGCTATTGTTGAAGAAACCTTTAATGAAGACATGCGACTTATCTCGGGAATTCCTCCCTGGATGGTTATGTATTTTGAGAAGCTGGAAAAAAAGACCGGAAAAAATATTGGCGATCTATTCCCTCATTTTTCACTTTTCATAAACGGTGGAGTAGCGTACGAACCTTATCGCAAAAAATTTGAACAATTAATTGGCCGTCACATCGATGTTCTTGAGCTGTACCCGGCTTCAGAAGGATTTATTGCCTATCAGGACTCACAGAATCAGGAAGGCATGCTTCTTCTTCTCAACAATGGAATGTTCTACGAGTTCATTCCTGCAGATGAATTTTTCGACGAAAACCCAACAAGGCTGACAATCGGAGAAATTGAATTAGGAGTAAATTATGTATTAATTCTTAATACAAATGCAGGTCTTTGGGGTTATAATATTGGAGATACAGTTGTTTTTACATCGAAAAAACCATACAGAATAAAGGTTTCAGGAAGAATTAAACATTTCATATCTGCCTTTGGTGAGCACGTAATAGCTAAAGAAGTTGAAGATTCTCTCAAGGCCGCTATTGAAGGTTGCAATATCAGAATAAATGAATTTACTGTTGCCCCTCAGGTTAACCCTGAATCAGGATTACCCTACCATGAATGGTTTATCGAATTTGAAAATGCTCCTGACGACATCGAAGATCTGGCATTAAAGATTGACAAATTCCTCTGCGAAAAAAACACCTATTACAACGACCTTATTTCCGGAAATGTTCTCAGGTCGCTAATCATAAGGGCAGTTGAAAAAAACGGATTTAATGAATATATGAAATCAATTGGTAAACTAGGGGGGCAGAATAAAACTCCCCGATTATCGAACAATCGGGATATCGCAGACAAGCTCGTAAAACAACTTATTGTGTAA
- a CDS encoding M23 family metallopeptidase: MVKKTDKNKLKRKLTHNYRLVISSEDTWEEKFSLRLNRLNVFVSFGLILIFLMTSTILLIAFSPLREYIPGYNSTELRRNAQNLVFKTDSLENIIKQNQLYIDNLALILSGEIDSIDIESRMTKNLDSINNKSNESINVDFGVPKEDSIFRSELEMEDRYNIFGEENKSDFVLVAPISGNLTQVYDSKNKHYAIDVAVEEGTPVKAVADGTIIFSEWTSTTGNVIILEHENNLISVYKHCASTTKEQGDFVESGEVIASSGSTGEFSTGPHLHFELWYSGYPVNPSDYIDFEL; this comes from the coding sequence ATGGTTAAAAAAACCGATAAAAATAAACTAAAGCGTAAACTAACACATAATTACCGTTTGGTAATTAGCTCTGAGGATACCTGGGAAGAAAAATTTTCATTGAGGCTAAACAGGCTCAATGTATTTGTAAGCTTTGGACTTATATTAATTTTCCTTATGACTAGTACTATACTTCTAATTGCATTTTCTCCTTTGAGGGAATATATTCCCGGATATAATTCAACCGAACTTAGAAGAAATGCACAAAACCTAGTTTTTAAAACCGATTCGCTGGAAAATATTATCAAGCAAAACCAGTTGTATATAGATAACCTGGCTCTAATTCTCAGTGGTGAAATCGACTCTATTGATATAGAATCCAGAATGACGAAAAATTTGGATTCTATTAACAATAAATCAAACGAATCGATAAATGTTGATTTCGGTGTTCCAAAAGAAGATTCTATTTTTAGATCTGAATTAGAAATGGAAGACAGATATAACATATTTGGTGAAGAAAATAAAAGTGACTTTGTTTTGGTAGCACCGATTAGCGGTAACCTGACTCAGGTTTATGATTCTAAAAACAAACACTACGCAATAGATGTGGCAGTGGAAGAAGGAACTCCGGTAAAAGCTGTTGCCGATGGGACAATTATATTTTCTGAATGGACTTCTACCACAGGGAATGTGATAATATTAGAGCATGAAAATAATTTAATTTCTGTTTACAAGCACTGTGCATCCACTACAAAAGAGCAGGGAGACTTTGTAGAAAGCGGCGAAGTAATTGCCTCTTCCGGATCAACCGGAGAGTTTAGTACCGGTCCACACTTACACTTCGAACTTTGGTATAGCGGTTACCCTGTTAACCCGTCAGATTATATAGATTTTGAATTATGA